The window AGCAGCGGCGAGCGGATGGGAGGTAGGCGGCCTTGGACGTCTATAAGGCGGTCACGAGCCGACGGGCGGTGCGCGGATTCACCGACCGGCATGTCCCGGGGGAGGTACTGGAGCGGGTGTTGTCCGCGGCGGCCCGGGCGCCCTCCGCGTCGAACCTCCAGCCGTGGCACGCGTACGTGCTGACCGGCGGTCCGCTGGCCGAGCTCAAGAAACGCGCCGGTGAGCGCCTGGCCGCGGGCGACCCCTGGGACGAGCCGGAGTACGAGATGTACCCGCCCGCGCTCAAGTCCCCGTACCGGGAGCGCCGGTCCGCCTTCGGCGAGCAGCGCTACGGCGCACTCGGCATTCCGCGCGAGGACCTGGAGGCACGCCAGCGGGCCGCCGCCGCGAACTGGGAGTGCTTCGGCGCGCCCGCCGCCCTGTTCTGCTACATCGACCGCGACCTGGGCCCGGCCCAGTGGTCCGACGTCGGGATGTTTCTGCAGACGGTCATGCTGCTGCTCCGCGCCGAAGGGCTGCACAGTTGTACGCAGATGGCGTGGGCGAAGTACCACCGGACTGTCGCGGAGGTTCTGGCACCCCCGGACGAGCTCATCCTCTTCTGTGGCATGTCGATCGGGTTCGAGGACACCACATTGGGATACACCCGTACGGGCCGGGCTCCGCTCGACGAGACGGTCGTCTTCGTCGAGCCTTGAGTCCGACGGGAGCAGAGAGCCGAGAGCCGCGAGCAGTAACCGGGACAGCGGCGAGAGCAGCTGGGAGGTCCGCGATGGCGACGATGGGGAACCTGCCCGAGGTGGTGTCGCGCGAGGAGTGGCTCGCGGCCCGCAAGGAACTGCTGGCGAAGGAGAAGGAGCTCACCCGGGCACGCGACCGGGTGAACGCCGACCGGCGGCGCCTGCCGATGGTCCGCGTCGACAAGCCGTACACCTTCGAGGGCCCGGACGGGACCAGGTCCCTGCCCGACCTGTTCGAGGGGCGGCCCCAGCTGGTCATGCACCACTTCATGTGGACGTACGACATCGACGCCGACGGCAACGAGCACCCCCGCGACACGGGGTGCCCGAGCTGCTCCTCGGCCGCCGACGGCATCGCCGGACTGCGGCAGCTGCACGCCCGCGACACGACGCTGGTCGCGGTGACCCGCGCGCCGTACGCGAAGCTCGCCGCGTACCGCGAGCGGATGGGCTGGACGTTCCCCTGGTACTCCTCGGCCGGCGGCGACTTCAACTACGACTTCCACGCGACGGTCGACGACCGCGTCGCGCCCGTCCAGGTCTTCCACTACACCGAGGCCGAACTCGCTTCGGCCGGAATGCCCTGGTCGGAGAGCCTGCGGGGCGACTGGCCGGGCATCAGCGCGTTCCTGCGGGTGGGCGACGAGGTCTTCCACACCTACTCGACCTTCGGCCGGGGCATCGAGGAGTTCCACAACGGCTACCCCTACCTCGACCTCACCGCGCTCGGCCGCCAGGAGGCGTGGGAGGAGCCGAAGGACCGCGCGACGCCGCGCGGCATGCAGGTCGGCGGCCCCGGGATGCGCATTCCGGACGAGTACGAGGTCTGAGGCGGGACGAGTACGAGGTCCGAGACAGGATGCCGATGCGTCTGCACCCGGGCGAGACCGAGGCCACCGGCCGGCGGACGGTGACCGTGCTCGACGCCGTCCGGCAACTGCGCGCGGCATCGCCCGGCGTCACCGGACGTCCGCGGGTGATCGCGATCGACGGCCGGGGCGGCGCGGGCAAGACGACCCTGGCCGAGCGGCTGTGCGGGGTGGCGCCCGACTCCGCCGTCGTGCACACCGACGACATCGCCTGGAACCACGCCTGCTTCGACTGGGGCGCCGTGCTCGTCGAGAACGTCCTGCGGCCCCTGCACCGGGGTGAGTCGGTGGACTTCCGCCCCGATGCGTGGATCGCCCACGACCGGCCCGGATCGGTCACCGTCCCCGCCGGTGCCGACTTCGTCTGGGTCGAGGGCACCGGCATCATCCGCGAGGAGCTCGCCCCGTGGCTGGACGCCTCGGTGTGGATGCAGGGCGACCTCGACGAGCAGGAGCGCCTGCTGGCCGTCCGCGACGGCGACTCCCCCGAGCAGCGGGAGCACGTGGCGAACTGGCTGCGGGAGGAACTGCCGTTCATGCTGCGGGAACAGCCGTGGGCACGGGCCACCATGATCGTCGTCGGCCCTCCGTGGACCGGCCACGACCCGGACACCGAGTTGACCGTCGCCCCGCCGACCGGCCCACCGACCGGCCCGCCTGTGGAGCTACGTGTCCGAGGCGCGGGCGGTTGAGCGGGAGCCGCCGGCCAGGTGCTCGACCGAGCCGAGGAAGTCGCGGAAGGCCTGGTCGGTGCGGGTGGAGTCGCCGGTGGCGTCGAGGTCCATGAGGAGACCACGGATGACGGCGAGAACGAGCGTCGCGAGATCCGGCCGGCCGATGCTGCGCAGACCGTCCTCCAGCGGCCCGAGCCAGTCGGTCGTCGCGGTACGCCGGAAGTTGGGCCACAGCTGCTGCTCCGCACTCTCGCGCAGCTGACCGAACATCCGCAGATATGGCTGCCCGTCCGGGCCGGTGATGGCGGTCCAGGCGCGGTTCAGGGTGACCGTGTACGGCTCGTCCGGCCGCACCCGCAGGAGGTCGCCGAACGTGTCGAGCTGACGTTGCCGCGCGCGCCCGAGGACGGCCCGCAGCAGGGCGTCGCGGGTGCCGAAGTGGTAGATGAGCATGCGGGCCGAGGTGCCGGTGGCGCCGGCCAGCGGTTCGAGCCGGTCGGGGAGGCCGTGCGCGAGGGCGTGATCGGCGCAGGCGTCGAGCAGCTTCTCCTTGATGTGCGGCTGCGGTCGTCTGCCCATGCCCCTACTTTTTCACGTAACAACTACTACGTCTATCGTCGCCGGGGAGGCAGTGAAGTCCGACGTGGAGGTGGCGATGAGGGTCGTGTTCGTGCACGGGGCGTGCGTGCGGGACGGGTCGTGGTGGTGGCACCGCACCGCCGAGCTGCTGCGGGAGCAGGGCGTGCCGAGCGTGGCCCCGGCACTGCCGAGCTGCGGCGAGACGGGCCCGCCCGGCGGCGCCGACGGTCCGGGCCTGCCCGAGGACGTTGCGGCGGTCCGCCGGGTGCTGCGGGCCGACGACGAGCCGACCGTCGTGGTCGCCCACAGCTACGGCGGCATCGTCACCGCGGAGGCCGCCGCGGGAATCGATTCGGTACGCCATCTGCTGCTGGTCTCCAGCTACCTGCCCGAGGTCGGGCAGAGCCTGTCGGATTTCGGGGACGGCAGCCCAGCCCCGTTCCTCGACATCGACCCCGGGGCCGGCACGTTCGGGGTCCGCCCCGAGCTGCTCGCGGACACGTTCCTCCAGGACTGCGACCCCGAGATCCGGACGCAGGCGGCGGACCACCTCGCCCGGCAGAGCGTGCAGGTGACCGGGCAGCCGGTCGGAGCGGCCGCCTGGCAGCACCTGCCCTCGACGTACCTCGTCTGCACTCAGGACCGGGGCACCCCGCCACGCCTGCAACACGAGTTCGCCCGCCGGGCCTCCAACGTCGTCGAACTCGAAACCGGCCACCACCCGTTCCTGTCCCGGCCCGCGGCGGTCCGGGACTTGCTGCTGAGCCTGTGACGGGCTTCGGATCCTCGACGCCACCGTCACCGTCGTCCATGTGCTGAAGGTCGGCCGCAGCGCGTGACCGACCCGCGCAACGCCGAGGGCGGCGCCCCGTGAGAAGGGGGCGCCGCCCTCGGCGTACAGCAGCGAGCAGTGGTGGTCAGCTCAGGGAGCCCAGTGCCGCCGCGTCGTATGCCCCCAGTTCGTCGAAGCGGCCGTCGAGGATCTTCGCGGCCCACTGCGGGTCCTGGAGGAGGGCGCGGCCGACGGCGACCATGTCGAACTCGTCGCTCTCCAGGCGGTCCAGCAGGTCGTCGATGCCCCTGGCCGGGGCGCCCTCGCCCTGGAAGCCCTTGAGGAAGTCGCCGTCGAGGCCGACCGAGCCGACGGTGATGACCGGCTTGCCCGTCAGCTTCTTCGTCCAGCCGGCCAGGTTCAGGTCCGAGCCGTCGAACTCCGGGAGCCAGTAGCGGCGGGTGGAGGCGTGGAAGGCGTCCACACCGGCCGCGGCGAGCGGGGCCAGCAGCGCCTCCAGCTCCTCCGGCGTCTCGGCGAGACGTGCTTCGTAGGCCTGCTGCTTCCACTGCGAGAAGCGGAAGACGATCGGGAAGGTGGGCGAGACGGCGGCGCGCACCGCGGCCACGATCTCCGCGGCGAACTGCGTCCGGGCGACGAGGTCACCGCCATACGCGTCCGTGCGGCGGTTCGTGCCCGACCACAGGAACTGGTCGATCAGATAGCCGTGCGCGCCGTGCAGTTCGACTCCGTCGAAGCCGATGCGCTCGGCCGCGGCAGCGGCCTCGGCGAAGGCCTGGATGACGTCGTCCAGGTCCTGCTGGGTCATGGCCCTGCCGGTGACCTCGGCGCCCTCCGTGTGGATACCGGACGGACTGACGGACGGGGCGTCCGTGAACGGCGGCTCGCCTGCCCTGCGCACACTCCCGATGTGCCACAGCTGCGGCACGATCTTCCCGCCC is drawn from Streptomyces liliifuscus and contains these coding sequences:
- a CDS encoding NADH:flavin oxidoreductase, whose protein sequence is MTVATSASRAAEILSRPVSINGLTVPNRIAMAPMTRQFSPGGVPGEDVASYYARRAAAGVGLIVTEGTYVGHESAGQSDSIPRFHGEEQLAGWAKVAEAVHAAGGKIVPQLWHIGSVRRAGEPPFTDAPSVSPSGIHTEGAEVTGRAMTQQDLDDVIQAFAEAAAAAERIGFDGVELHGAHGYLIDQFLWSGTNRRTDAYGGDLVARTQFAAEIVAAVRAAVSPTFPIVFRFSQWKQQAYEARLAETPEELEALLAPLAAAGVDAFHASTRRYWLPEFDGSDLNLAGWTKKLTGKPVITVGSVGLDGDFLKGFQGEGAPARGIDDLLDRLESDEFDMVAVGRALLQDPQWAAKILDGRFDELGAYDAAALGSLS
- a CDS encoding nitroreductase, which codes for MDVYKAVTSRRAVRGFTDRHVPGEVLERVLSAAARAPSASNLQPWHAYVLTGGPLAELKKRAGERLAAGDPWDEPEYEMYPPALKSPYRERRSAFGEQRYGALGIPREDLEARQRAAAANWECFGAPAALFCYIDRDLGPAQWSDVGMFLQTVMLLLRAEGLHSCTQMAWAKYHRTVAEVLAPPDELILFCGMSIGFEDTTLGYTRTGRAPLDETVVFVEP
- a CDS encoding alpha/beta fold hydrolase — its product is MRVVFVHGACVRDGSWWWHRTAELLREQGVPSVAPALPSCGETGPPGGADGPGLPEDVAAVRRVLRADDEPTVVVAHSYGGIVTAEAAAGIDSVRHLLLVSSYLPEVGQSLSDFGDGSPAPFLDIDPGAGTFGVRPELLADTFLQDCDPEIRTQAADHLARQSVQVTGQPVGAAAWQHLPSTYLVCTQDRGTPPRLQHEFARRASNVVELETGHHPFLSRPAAVRDLLLSL
- a CDS encoding DUF899 domain-containing protein, with the translated sequence MATMGNLPEVVSREEWLAARKELLAKEKELTRARDRVNADRRRLPMVRVDKPYTFEGPDGTRSLPDLFEGRPQLVMHHFMWTYDIDADGNEHPRDTGCPSCSSAADGIAGLRQLHARDTTLVAVTRAPYAKLAAYRERMGWTFPWYSSAGGDFNYDFHATVDDRVAPVQVFHYTEAELASAGMPWSESLRGDWPGISAFLRVGDEVFHTYSTFGRGIEEFHNGYPYLDLTALGRQEAWEEPKDRATPRGMQVGGPGMRIPDEYEV
- a CDS encoding uridine kinase family protein, with the translated sequence MRLHPGETEATGRRTVTVLDAVRQLRAASPGVTGRPRVIAIDGRGGAGKTTLAERLCGVAPDSAVVHTDDIAWNHACFDWGAVLVENVLRPLHRGESVDFRPDAWIAHDRPGSVTVPAGADFVWVEGTGIIREELAPWLDASVWMQGDLDEQERLLAVRDGDSPEQREHVANWLREELPFMLREQPWARATMIVVGPPWTGHDPDTELTVAPPTGPPTGPPVELRVRGAGG
- a CDS encoding TetR/AcrR family transcriptional regulator produces the protein MGRRPQPHIKEKLLDACADHALAHGLPDRLEPLAGATGTSARMLIYHFGTRDALLRAVLGRARQRQLDTFGDLLRVRPDEPYTVTLNRAWTAITGPDGQPYLRMFGQLRESAEQQLWPNFRRTATTDWLGPLEDGLRSIGRPDLATLVLAVIRGLLMDLDATGDSTRTDQAFRDFLGSVEHLAGGSRSTARASDT